One window of Hippoglossus stenolepis isolate QCI-W04-F060 chromosome 1, HSTE1.2, whole genome shotgun sequence genomic DNA carries:
- the tle3b gene encoding transducin-like enhancer protein 3-B isoform X11 — MYPQGRHPAPHQPGQPGFKFTVAESCDRIKDEFQFLQAQYHSLKVEYDKLANEKTEMQRHYVMYYEMSYGLNIEMHKQTEIAKRLNAILAQIMPFLSQEHQQQVAQAVERAKQVTMTELNAIIGVRGLPNLPLTQQPPPHSAYPAFMQQQLQAQHLSHAAHGPPIQLPPHPSGLQPPGIPSVTGAGSGLLALGALGSQAHLPVKDEKNHHDLEHRERESSTNNSVSPSDSLRAASEKHRSSSDYGLDSKKRKVDDKDNMSRYDSDGDKSDDLVVDVSNEDPATPRASPAHSPPENGLDKSRGLKKDAAPNSPASVASSGSTPSSKAKDHAHNDKSSTPSLKSNTPTPRNEAPTPGTSTTPGLRPLTLGKPPGMEALAAPALRTPLSIAGSYATPFAMMSHHEMNGSLTSPSVYPGLISPQMSAAAAAAYGRSPIAGFDPHSHMRAPGLPASLTSISGGKPAYSFHVSADGQMQPVPFPPDALVGPGIPRHARQINTLSHGEVVCAVTISNPTRHVYTGGKGCVKIWDISQPGSKSPVSQLDCLNRDNYIRSCKLLPDGRTLIVGGEASTLTIWDLASQTPRIKAELTSSAPACYALAISPDAKVCFSCCSDGNIAVWDLHNQTLVRQFQGHTDGASCIDISHDGTKLWTGGLDNTVRSWDLREGRQLQQHDFTSQIFSLGYCPTGEWLAVGMESSNVEVLHHTKPDKYQLHLHESCVLSLKFAYCGKWFVSTGKDNLLNAWRTPYGASIFQSKESSSVLSCDISADDKYIVTGSGDKKATVYEVIY; from the exons ACTGAGATTGCCAAACGTCTCAATGCAATTCTGGCTCAGATCATGCCATTCTTGTCACAAGAG CATCAACAGCAGGTGGCTCAGGCTGTTGAACGGGCCAAGCAGGTGACAATGACTGAGCTGAATGCGATCATCGGGGTACGTGGACTTCCCAATCTGCCTCTCACT cagcagccgccgcctCATAGTGCCTATCCAGCCTTCATG cagcagcagctccaggcccAGCACCTCTCTCACGCCGCCCACGGCCCCCCGATCCAGCTGCCCCCTCACCCCTCAGGCCTGCAGCCGCCTGGCATCCCCTCTGTGACAGGCGCTGGCTCCGGCCTGCTGGCTCTGGGAGCTCTTGGCAGTCAGGCCCACCTGCCTGTAAAGGATGAGAAGAACCACCACGACCTGGAGCACCGAG AGCGCGAGTCGAGCACG AATAACTCAGTGTCGCCGTCAGACAGCCTACGGGCCGCGAGTGAGAAGCACCGCAGCTCTTCAGATTACGGCCTCGACTCCAAGAAACGCAAAGTGGATGACAAGGACAACATGAGCAGATAC GACAGTGACGGAGACAAAAGTGACGACCTGGTGGTGGACGTTTCCAACGAG GATCCGGCCACCCCTCGAGCCAGCCCCGCTCACTCACCTCCAGAGAACGGCCTCGATAAATCACGGGGCCTGAAGAAGGATGCCGCCCCAAACAGCCCCGCCTCCGTCGCCTCTTCCGGCAGCACACCGTCCTCCAAAGCAAAGGACCACGCCCAT AACGACAAGTCGTCCACACCGAGCCTGAAGTCCAACACGCCTACACCCAGGAACGAGGCGCCGACACCAGGAACCAGCACCACTCCAGGATTACGACCTCTAACGCTGGGCAAACCACCTGGCATGGAGGCATTAG CTGCTCCTGCCCTGCGCACACCGCTGTCTATCGCGGGTTCCTACGCCACCCCGTTTGCTATGATGAGTCATCACGAGATGAACGGATCCCTCACCAGCCCCAGCGTTTATCCGGGTCTCATCTCACCTCAGAtgagtgctgcagctgctgccgcCTACGGACGCTCACCAATT GCGGGGTTTGACCCTCATTCTCACATGAGAGCTCCGGGCCTGCCAGCCAGCCTCACGTCCATTTCTGGAGGAAAACC AGCTTATTCTTTTCATGTGAGTGCAGATGGTCAGATGCAGCCCGTGCCCTTCCCTCCAGATGCCCTGGTAGGCCCGGGCATCCCACGCCACGCTCGCCAGATCAACACGCTGAGCCACGGGGAGGTGGTGTGCGCTGTCACCATCAGCAACCCCACGCGTCACGTCTACACCGGCGGCAAGGGCTGTGTCAAGATCTGGGACATCAGCCAACCAGGCAGCAAGAGCCCAGTGTCCCAACTCGACTGCCTG AACAGAGACAATTATATCCGCTCCTGCAAGCTGTTGCCTGACGGCCGCACCCTGATAGTGGGTGGGGAGGCCAGCACGCTGACCATCTGGGACCTGGCCTCACAGACGCCCCGCATAAAGGCCGAACTCACTTCCTCTGCTCCGGCCTGCTACGCACTGGCCATCAGCCCTGACGCCAAGgtctgcttctcctgctgctccgaTGGAAACATCGCTGTGTGGGACCTCCACAACCAAACCCTCGTAAG GCAGTTCCAGGGCCACACAGACGGAGCCAGCTGCATCGACATCTCCCACGACGGGACCAAGCTGTGGACCGGAGGCCTTGACAACACTGTCCGCTCCTGGGACCTGAGGGAGGGACGACAGCTCCAACAACACGACTTTACCTCACAg ATCTTCTCGCTTGGATACTGTCCCACCGGAGAGTGGCTGGCTGTCGGCATGGAGAGCAGCAACGTGGAAGTGCTTCATCACACCAAGCCCGACAAGTATCAGCTGCACCTGCACGAAAGCTGCGTCCTCTCACTCAAGTTCGCCTACTGTG GTAAATGGTTTGTGAGCACAGGGAAGGACAATCTGCTGAATGCATGGAGGACTCCTTATGGTGCCAGCATATTTCAG TCGAAGGAGTCGTCCTCCGTCCTGAGCTGTGACATCTCAGCAGACGACAAATACATTGTGACAGGATCCGGTGACAAGAAGGCCACGGTCTACGAGGTCATCTACTAA
- the tle3b gene encoding transducin-like enhancer protein 3-B isoform X14: MYPQGRHPAPHQPGQPGFKFTVAESCDRIKDEFQFLQAQYHSLKVEYDKLANEKTEMQRHYVMYYEMSYGLNIEMHKQTEIAKRLNAILAQIMPFLSQEHQQQVAQAVERAKQVTMTELNAIIGQQLQAQHLSHAAHGPPIQLPPHPSGLQPPGIPSVTGAGSGLLALGALGSQAHLPVKDEKNHHDLEHRGPSSFHSPLAIPLKERESSTNNSVSPSDSLRAASEKHRSSSDYGLDSKKRKVDDKDNMSRYDSDGDKSDDLVVDVSNEDPATPRASPAHSPPENGLDKSRGLKKDAAPNSPASVASSGSTPSSKAKDHAHNDKSSTPSLKSNTPTPRNEAPTPGTSTTPGLRPLTLGKPPGMEALAAPALRTPLSIAGSYATPFAMMSHHEMNGSLTSPSVYPGLISPQMSAAAAAAYGRSPIAGFDPHSHMRAPGLPASLTSISGGKPAYSFHVSADGQMQPVPFPPDALVGPGIPRHARQINTLSHGEVVCAVTISNPTRHVYTGGKGCVKIWDISQPGSKSPVSQLDCLNRDNYIRSCKLLPDGRTLIVGGEASTLTIWDLASQTPRIKAELTSSAPACYALAISPDAKVCFSCCSDGNIAVWDLHNQTLVRQFQGHTDGASCIDISHDGTKLWTGGLDNTVRSWDLREGRQLQQHDFTSQIFSLGYCPTGEWLAVGMESSNVEVLHHTKPDKYQLHLHESCVLSLKFAYCGKWFVSTGKDNLLNAWRTPYGASIFQSKESSSVLSCDISADDKYIVTGSGDKKATVYEVIY, from the exons ACTGAGATTGCCAAACGTCTCAATGCAATTCTGGCTCAGATCATGCCATTCTTGTCACAAGAG CATCAACAGCAGGTGGCTCAGGCTGTTGAACGGGCCAAGCAGGTGACAATGACTGAGCTGAATGCGATCATCGGG cagcagctccaggcccAGCACCTCTCTCACGCCGCCCACGGCCCCCCGATCCAGCTGCCCCCTCACCCCTCAGGCCTGCAGCCGCCTGGCATCCCCTCTGTGACAGGCGCTGGCTCCGGCCTGCTGGCTCTGGGAGCTCTTGGCAGTCAGGCCCACCTGCCTGTAAAGGATGAGAAGAACCACCACGACCTGGAGCACCGAG gaCCCTCATCTTTTCACTCACCTCTGGCCATTCCTCTGAAAGAGCGCGAGTCGAGCACG AATAACTCAGTGTCGCCGTCAGACAGCCTACGGGCCGCGAGTGAGAAGCACCGCAGCTCTTCAGATTACGGCCTCGACTCCAAGAAACGCAAAGTGGATGACAAGGACAACATGAGCAGATAC GACAGTGACGGAGACAAAAGTGACGACCTGGTGGTGGACGTTTCCAACGAG GATCCGGCCACCCCTCGAGCCAGCCCCGCTCACTCACCTCCAGAGAACGGCCTCGATAAATCACGGGGCCTGAAGAAGGATGCCGCCCCAAACAGCCCCGCCTCCGTCGCCTCTTCCGGCAGCACACCGTCCTCCAAAGCAAAGGACCACGCCCAT AACGACAAGTCGTCCACACCGAGCCTGAAGTCCAACACGCCTACACCCAGGAACGAGGCGCCGACACCAGGAACCAGCACCACTCCAGGATTACGACCTCTAACGCTGGGCAAACCACCTGGCATGGAGGCATTAG CTGCTCCTGCCCTGCGCACACCGCTGTCTATCGCGGGTTCCTACGCCACCCCGTTTGCTATGATGAGTCATCACGAGATGAACGGATCCCTCACCAGCCCCAGCGTTTATCCGGGTCTCATCTCACCTCAGAtgagtgctgcagctgctgccgcCTACGGACGCTCACCAATT GCGGGGTTTGACCCTCATTCTCACATGAGAGCTCCGGGCCTGCCAGCCAGCCTCACGTCCATTTCTGGAGGAAAACC AGCTTATTCTTTTCATGTGAGTGCAGATGGTCAGATGCAGCCCGTGCCCTTCCCTCCAGATGCCCTGGTAGGCCCGGGCATCCCACGCCACGCTCGCCAGATCAACACGCTGAGCCACGGGGAGGTGGTGTGCGCTGTCACCATCAGCAACCCCACGCGTCACGTCTACACCGGCGGCAAGGGCTGTGTCAAGATCTGGGACATCAGCCAACCAGGCAGCAAGAGCCCAGTGTCCCAACTCGACTGCCTG AACAGAGACAATTATATCCGCTCCTGCAAGCTGTTGCCTGACGGCCGCACCCTGATAGTGGGTGGGGAGGCCAGCACGCTGACCATCTGGGACCTGGCCTCACAGACGCCCCGCATAAAGGCCGAACTCACTTCCTCTGCTCCGGCCTGCTACGCACTGGCCATCAGCCCTGACGCCAAGgtctgcttctcctgctgctccgaTGGAAACATCGCTGTGTGGGACCTCCACAACCAAACCCTCGTAAG GCAGTTCCAGGGCCACACAGACGGAGCCAGCTGCATCGACATCTCCCACGACGGGACCAAGCTGTGGACCGGAGGCCTTGACAACACTGTCCGCTCCTGGGACCTGAGGGAGGGACGACAGCTCCAACAACACGACTTTACCTCACAg ATCTTCTCGCTTGGATACTGTCCCACCGGAGAGTGGCTGGCTGTCGGCATGGAGAGCAGCAACGTGGAAGTGCTTCATCACACCAAGCCCGACAAGTATCAGCTGCACCTGCACGAAAGCTGCGTCCTCTCACTCAAGTTCGCCTACTGTG GTAAATGGTTTGTGAGCACAGGGAAGGACAATCTGCTGAATGCATGGAGGACTCCTTATGGTGCCAGCATATTTCAG TCGAAGGAGTCGTCCTCCGTCCTGAGCTGTGACATCTCAGCAGACGACAAATACATTGTGACAGGATCCGGTGACAAGAAGGCCACGGTCTACGAGGTCATCTACTAA
- the tle3b gene encoding transducin-like enhancer protein 3-B isoform X13, which yields MYPQGRHPAPHQPGQPGFKFTVAESCDRIKDEFQFLQAQYHSLKVEYDKLANEKTEMQRHYVMYYEMSYGLNIEMHKQTEIAKRLNAILAQIMPFLSQEHQQQVAQAVERAKQVTMTELNAIIGQQQLQAQHLSHAAHGPPIQLPPHPSGLQPPGIPSVTGAGSGLLALGALGSQAHLPVKDEKNHHDLEHRGPSSFHSPLAIPLKERESSTNNSVSPSDSLRAASEKHRSSSDYGLDSKKRKVDDKDNMSRYDSDGDKSDDLVVDVSNEDPATPRASPAHSPPENGLDKSRGLKKDAAPNSPASVASSGSTPSSKAKDHAHNDKSSTPSLKSNTPTPRNEAPTPGTSTTPGLRPLTLGKPPGMEALAAPALRTPLSIAGSYATPFAMMSHHEMNGSLTSPSVYPGLISPQMSAAAAAAYGRSPIAGFDPHSHMRAPGLPASLTSISGGKPAYSFHVSADGQMQPVPFPPDALVGPGIPRHARQINTLSHGEVVCAVTISNPTRHVYTGGKGCVKIWDISQPGSKSPVSQLDCLNRDNYIRSCKLLPDGRTLIVGGEASTLTIWDLASQTPRIKAELTSSAPACYALAISPDAKVCFSCCSDGNIAVWDLHNQTLVRQFQGHTDGASCIDISHDGTKLWTGGLDNTVRSWDLREGRQLQQHDFTSQIFSLGYCPTGEWLAVGMESSNVEVLHHTKPDKYQLHLHESCVLSLKFAYCGKWFVSTGKDNLLNAWRTPYGASIFQSKESSSVLSCDISADDKYIVTGSGDKKATVYEVIY from the exons ACTGAGATTGCCAAACGTCTCAATGCAATTCTGGCTCAGATCATGCCATTCTTGTCACAAGAG CATCAACAGCAGGTGGCTCAGGCTGTTGAACGGGCCAAGCAGGTGACAATGACTGAGCTGAATGCGATCATCGGG cagcagcagctccaggcccAGCACCTCTCTCACGCCGCCCACGGCCCCCCGATCCAGCTGCCCCCTCACCCCTCAGGCCTGCAGCCGCCTGGCATCCCCTCTGTGACAGGCGCTGGCTCCGGCCTGCTGGCTCTGGGAGCTCTTGGCAGTCAGGCCCACCTGCCTGTAAAGGATGAGAAGAACCACCACGACCTGGAGCACCGAG gaCCCTCATCTTTTCACTCACCTCTGGCCATTCCTCTGAAAGAGCGCGAGTCGAGCACG AATAACTCAGTGTCGCCGTCAGACAGCCTACGGGCCGCGAGTGAGAAGCACCGCAGCTCTTCAGATTACGGCCTCGACTCCAAGAAACGCAAAGTGGATGACAAGGACAACATGAGCAGATAC GACAGTGACGGAGACAAAAGTGACGACCTGGTGGTGGACGTTTCCAACGAG GATCCGGCCACCCCTCGAGCCAGCCCCGCTCACTCACCTCCAGAGAACGGCCTCGATAAATCACGGGGCCTGAAGAAGGATGCCGCCCCAAACAGCCCCGCCTCCGTCGCCTCTTCCGGCAGCACACCGTCCTCCAAAGCAAAGGACCACGCCCAT AACGACAAGTCGTCCACACCGAGCCTGAAGTCCAACACGCCTACACCCAGGAACGAGGCGCCGACACCAGGAACCAGCACCACTCCAGGATTACGACCTCTAACGCTGGGCAAACCACCTGGCATGGAGGCATTAG CTGCTCCTGCCCTGCGCACACCGCTGTCTATCGCGGGTTCCTACGCCACCCCGTTTGCTATGATGAGTCATCACGAGATGAACGGATCCCTCACCAGCCCCAGCGTTTATCCGGGTCTCATCTCACCTCAGAtgagtgctgcagctgctgccgcCTACGGACGCTCACCAATT GCGGGGTTTGACCCTCATTCTCACATGAGAGCTCCGGGCCTGCCAGCCAGCCTCACGTCCATTTCTGGAGGAAAACC AGCTTATTCTTTTCATGTGAGTGCAGATGGTCAGATGCAGCCCGTGCCCTTCCCTCCAGATGCCCTGGTAGGCCCGGGCATCCCACGCCACGCTCGCCAGATCAACACGCTGAGCCACGGGGAGGTGGTGTGCGCTGTCACCATCAGCAACCCCACGCGTCACGTCTACACCGGCGGCAAGGGCTGTGTCAAGATCTGGGACATCAGCCAACCAGGCAGCAAGAGCCCAGTGTCCCAACTCGACTGCCTG AACAGAGACAATTATATCCGCTCCTGCAAGCTGTTGCCTGACGGCCGCACCCTGATAGTGGGTGGGGAGGCCAGCACGCTGACCATCTGGGACCTGGCCTCACAGACGCCCCGCATAAAGGCCGAACTCACTTCCTCTGCTCCGGCCTGCTACGCACTGGCCATCAGCCCTGACGCCAAGgtctgcttctcctgctgctccgaTGGAAACATCGCTGTGTGGGACCTCCACAACCAAACCCTCGTAAG GCAGTTCCAGGGCCACACAGACGGAGCCAGCTGCATCGACATCTCCCACGACGGGACCAAGCTGTGGACCGGAGGCCTTGACAACACTGTCCGCTCCTGGGACCTGAGGGAGGGACGACAGCTCCAACAACACGACTTTACCTCACAg ATCTTCTCGCTTGGATACTGTCCCACCGGAGAGTGGCTGGCTGTCGGCATGGAGAGCAGCAACGTGGAAGTGCTTCATCACACCAAGCCCGACAAGTATCAGCTGCACCTGCACGAAAGCTGCGTCCTCTCACTCAAGTTCGCCTACTGTG GTAAATGGTTTGTGAGCACAGGGAAGGACAATCTGCTGAATGCATGGAGGACTCCTTATGGTGCCAGCATATTTCAG TCGAAGGAGTCGTCCTCCGTCCTGAGCTGTGACATCTCAGCAGACGACAAATACATTGTGACAGGATCCGGTGACAAGAAGGCCACGGTCTACGAGGTCATCTACTAA
- the tle3b gene encoding transducin-like enhancer protein 3-B isoform X5 gives MYPQGRHPAPHQPGQPGFKFTVAESCDRIKDEFQFLQAQYHSLKVEYDKLANEKTEMQRHYVMYYEMSYGLNIEMHKQTEIAKRLNAILAQIMPFLSQEHQQQVAQAVERAKQVTMTELNAIIGQQQPPPHSAYPAFMQQQLQAQHLSHAAHGPPIQLPPHPSGLQPPGIPSVTGAGSGLLALGALGSQAHLPVKDEKNHHDLEHRGPSSFHSPLAIPLKERESSTNNSVSPSDSLRAASEKHRSSSDYGLDSKKRKVDDKDNMSRYDSDGDKSDDLVVDVSNEDPATPRASPAHSPPENGLDKSRGLKKDAAPNSPASVASSGSTPSSKAKDHAHNDKSSTPSLKSNTPTPRNEAPTPGTSTTPGLRPLTLGKPPGMEALAAPALRTPLSIAGSYATPFAMMSHHEMNGSLTSPSVYPGLISPQMSAAAAAAYGRSPIAGFDPHSHMRAPGLPASLTSISGGKPAYSFHVSADGQMQPVPFPPDALVGPGIPRHARQINTLSHGEVVCAVTISNPTRHVYTGGKGCVKIWDISQPGSKSPVSQLDCLNRDNYIRSCKLLPDGRTLIVGGEASTLTIWDLASQTPRIKAELTSSAPACYALAISPDAKVCFSCCSDGNIAVWDLHNQTLVRQFQGHTDGASCIDISHDGTKLWTGGLDNTVRSWDLREGRQLQQHDFTSQIFSLGYCPTGEWLAVGMESSNVEVLHHTKPDKYQLHLHESCVLSLKFAYCGKWFVSTGKDNLLNAWRTPYGASIFQSKESSSVLSCDISADDKYIVTGSGDKKATVYEVIY, from the exons ACTGAGATTGCCAAACGTCTCAATGCAATTCTGGCTCAGATCATGCCATTCTTGTCACAAGAG CATCAACAGCAGGTGGCTCAGGCTGTTGAACGGGCCAAGCAGGTGACAATGACTGAGCTGAATGCGATCATCGGG cagcagcagccgccgcctCATAGTGCCTATCCAGCCTTCATG cagcagcagctccaggcccAGCACCTCTCTCACGCCGCCCACGGCCCCCCGATCCAGCTGCCCCCTCACCCCTCAGGCCTGCAGCCGCCTGGCATCCCCTCTGTGACAGGCGCTGGCTCCGGCCTGCTGGCTCTGGGAGCTCTTGGCAGTCAGGCCCACCTGCCTGTAAAGGATGAGAAGAACCACCACGACCTGGAGCACCGAG gaCCCTCATCTTTTCACTCACCTCTGGCCATTCCTCTGAAAGAGCGCGAGTCGAGCACG AATAACTCAGTGTCGCCGTCAGACAGCCTACGGGCCGCGAGTGAGAAGCACCGCAGCTCTTCAGATTACGGCCTCGACTCCAAGAAACGCAAAGTGGATGACAAGGACAACATGAGCAGATAC GACAGTGACGGAGACAAAAGTGACGACCTGGTGGTGGACGTTTCCAACGAG GATCCGGCCACCCCTCGAGCCAGCCCCGCTCACTCACCTCCAGAGAACGGCCTCGATAAATCACGGGGCCTGAAGAAGGATGCCGCCCCAAACAGCCCCGCCTCCGTCGCCTCTTCCGGCAGCACACCGTCCTCCAAAGCAAAGGACCACGCCCAT AACGACAAGTCGTCCACACCGAGCCTGAAGTCCAACACGCCTACACCCAGGAACGAGGCGCCGACACCAGGAACCAGCACCACTCCAGGATTACGACCTCTAACGCTGGGCAAACCACCTGGCATGGAGGCATTAG CTGCTCCTGCCCTGCGCACACCGCTGTCTATCGCGGGTTCCTACGCCACCCCGTTTGCTATGATGAGTCATCACGAGATGAACGGATCCCTCACCAGCCCCAGCGTTTATCCGGGTCTCATCTCACCTCAGAtgagtgctgcagctgctgccgcCTACGGACGCTCACCAATT GCGGGGTTTGACCCTCATTCTCACATGAGAGCTCCGGGCCTGCCAGCCAGCCTCACGTCCATTTCTGGAGGAAAACC AGCTTATTCTTTTCATGTGAGTGCAGATGGTCAGATGCAGCCCGTGCCCTTCCCTCCAGATGCCCTGGTAGGCCCGGGCATCCCACGCCACGCTCGCCAGATCAACACGCTGAGCCACGGGGAGGTGGTGTGCGCTGTCACCATCAGCAACCCCACGCGTCACGTCTACACCGGCGGCAAGGGCTGTGTCAAGATCTGGGACATCAGCCAACCAGGCAGCAAGAGCCCAGTGTCCCAACTCGACTGCCTG AACAGAGACAATTATATCCGCTCCTGCAAGCTGTTGCCTGACGGCCGCACCCTGATAGTGGGTGGGGAGGCCAGCACGCTGACCATCTGGGACCTGGCCTCACAGACGCCCCGCATAAAGGCCGAACTCACTTCCTCTGCTCCGGCCTGCTACGCACTGGCCATCAGCCCTGACGCCAAGgtctgcttctcctgctgctccgaTGGAAACATCGCTGTGTGGGACCTCCACAACCAAACCCTCGTAAG GCAGTTCCAGGGCCACACAGACGGAGCCAGCTGCATCGACATCTCCCACGACGGGACCAAGCTGTGGACCGGAGGCCTTGACAACACTGTCCGCTCCTGGGACCTGAGGGAGGGACGACAGCTCCAACAACACGACTTTACCTCACAg ATCTTCTCGCTTGGATACTGTCCCACCGGAGAGTGGCTGGCTGTCGGCATGGAGAGCAGCAACGTGGAAGTGCTTCATCACACCAAGCCCGACAAGTATCAGCTGCACCTGCACGAAAGCTGCGTCCTCTCACTCAAGTTCGCCTACTGTG GTAAATGGTTTGTGAGCACAGGGAAGGACAATCTGCTGAATGCATGGAGGACTCCTTATGGTGCCAGCATATTTCAG TCGAAGGAGTCGTCCTCCGTCCTGAGCTGTGACATCTCAGCAGACGACAAATACATTGTGACAGGATCCGGTGACAAGAAGGCCACGGTCTACGAGGTCATCTACTAA
- the tle3b gene encoding transducin-like enhancer protein 3-B isoform X9: MYPQGRHPAPHQPGQPGFKFTVAESCDRIKDEFQFLQAQYHSLKVEYDKLANEKTEMQRHYVMYYEMSYGLNIEMHKQTEIAKRLNAILAQIMPFLSQEHQQQVAQAVERAKQVTMTELNAIIGVRGLPNLPLTQQQPPPHSAYPAFMQQQLQAQHLSHAAHGPPIQLPPHPSGLQPPGIPSVTGAGSGLLALGALGSQAHLPVKDEKNHHDLEHRERESSTNNSVSPSDSLRAASEKHRSSSDYGLDSKKRKVDDKDNMSRYDSDGDKSDDLVVDVSNEDPATPRASPAHSPPENGLDKSRGLKKDAAPNSPASVASSGSTPSSKAKDHAHNDKSSTPSLKSNTPTPRNEAPTPGTSTTPGLRPLTLGKPPGMEALAAPALRTPLSIAGSYATPFAMMSHHEMNGSLTSPSVYPGLISPQMSAAAAAAYGRSPIAGFDPHSHMRAPGLPASLTSISGGKPAYSFHVSADGQMQPVPFPPDALVGPGIPRHARQINTLSHGEVVCAVTISNPTRHVYTGGKGCVKIWDISQPGSKSPVSQLDCLNRDNYIRSCKLLPDGRTLIVGGEASTLTIWDLASQTPRIKAELTSSAPACYALAISPDAKVCFSCCSDGNIAVWDLHNQTLVRQFQGHTDGASCIDISHDGTKLWTGGLDNTVRSWDLREGRQLQQHDFTSQIFSLGYCPTGEWLAVGMESSNVEVLHHTKPDKYQLHLHESCVLSLKFAYCGKWFVSTGKDNLLNAWRTPYGASIFQSKESSSVLSCDISADDKYIVTGSGDKKATVYEVIY, encoded by the exons ACTGAGATTGCCAAACGTCTCAATGCAATTCTGGCTCAGATCATGCCATTCTTGTCACAAGAG CATCAACAGCAGGTGGCTCAGGCTGTTGAACGGGCCAAGCAGGTGACAATGACTGAGCTGAATGCGATCATCGGGGTACGTGGACTTCCCAATCTGCCTCTCACT cagcagcagccgccgcctCATAGTGCCTATCCAGCCTTCATG cagcagcagctccaggcccAGCACCTCTCTCACGCCGCCCACGGCCCCCCGATCCAGCTGCCCCCTCACCCCTCAGGCCTGCAGCCGCCTGGCATCCCCTCTGTGACAGGCGCTGGCTCCGGCCTGCTGGCTCTGGGAGCTCTTGGCAGTCAGGCCCACCTGCCTGTAAAGGATGAGAAGAACCACCACGACCTGGAGCACCGAG AGCGCGAGTCGAGCACG AATAACTCAGTGTCGCCGTCAGACAGCCTACGGGCCGCGAGTGAGAAGCACCGCAGCTCTTCAGATTACGGCCTCGACTCCAAGAAACGCAAAGTGGATGACAAGGACAACATGAGCAGATAC GACAGTGACGGAGACAAAAGTGACGACCTGGTGGTGGACGTTTCCAACGAG GATCCGGCCACCCCTCGAGCCAGCCCCGCTCACTCACCTCCAGAGAACGGCCTCGATAAATCACGGGGCCTGAAGAAGGATGCCGCCCCAAACAGCCCCGCCTCCGTCGCCTCTTCCGGCAGCACACCGTCCTCCAAAGCAAAGGACCACGCCCAT AACGACAAGTCGTCCACACCGAGCCTGAAGTCCAACACGCCTACACCCAGGAACGAGGCGCCGACACCAGGAACCAGCACCACTCCAGGATTACGACCTCTAACGCTGGGCAAACCACCTGGCATGGAGGCATTAG CTGCTCCTGCCCTGCGCACACCGCTGTCTATCGCGGGTTCCTACGCCACCCCGTTTGCTATGATGAGTCATCACGAGATGAACGGATCCCTCACCAGCCCCAGCGTTTATCCGGGTCTCATCTCACCTCAGAtgagtgctgcagctgctgccgcCTACGGACGCTCACCAATT GCGGGGTTTGACCCTCATTCTCACATGAGAGCTCCGGGCCTGCCAGCCAGCCTCACGTCCATTTCTGGAGGAAAACC AGCTTATTCTTTTCATGTGAGTGCAGATGGTCAGATGCAGCCCGTGCCCTTCCCTCCAGATGCCCTGGTAGGCCCGGGCATCCCACGCCACGCTCGCCAGATCAACACGCTGAGCCACGGGGAGGTGGTGTGCGCTGTCACCATCAGCAACCCCACGCGTCACGTCTACACCGGCGGCAAGGGCTGTGTCAAGATCTGGGACATCAGCCAACCAGGCAGCAAGAGCCCAGTGTCCCAACTCGACTGCCTG AACAGAGACAATTATATCCGCTCCTGCAAGCTGTTGCCTGACGGCCGCACCCTGATAGTGGGTGGGGAGGCCAGCACGCTGACCATCTGGGACCTGGCCTCACAGACGCCCCGCATAAAGGCCGAACTCACTTCCTCTGCTCCGGCCTGCTACGCACTGGCCATCAGCCCTGACGCCAAGgtctgcttctcctgctgctccgaTGGAAACATCGCTGTGTGGGACCTCCACAACCAAACCCTCGTAAG GCAGTTCCAGGGCCACACAGACGGAGCCAGCTGCATCGACATCTCCCACGACGGGACCAAGCTGTGGACCGGAGGCCTTGACAACACTGTCCGCTCCTGGGACCTGAGGGAGGGACGACAGCTCCAACAACACGACTTTACCTCACAg ATCTTCTCGCTTGGATACTGTCCCACCGGAGAGTGGCTGGCTGTCGGCATGGAGAGCAGCAACGTGGAAGTGCTTCATCACACCAAGCCCGACAAGTATCAGCTGCACCTGCACGAAAGCTGCGTCCTCTCACTCAAGTTCGCCTACTGTG GTAAATGGTTTGTGAGCACAGGGAAGGACAATCTGCTGAATGCATGGAGGACTCCTTATGGTGCCAGCATATTTCAG TCGAAGGAGTCGTCCTCCGTCCTGAGCTGTGACATCTCAGCAGACGACAAATACATTGTGACAGGATCCGGTGACAAGAAGGCCACGGTCTACGAGGTCATCTACTAA